In Aegilops tauschii subsp. strangulata cultivar AL8/78 chromosome 3, Aet v6.0, whole genome shotgun sequence, one genomic interval encodes:
- the LOC109782609 gene encoding uncharacterized protein has product MEKTSSSSMASPVRSPPPEPAAEAQPPPPSSPPSQLPATDPFRLSPDNPSSAPPLPAAPTTTAPAPSTGPFPLSPDNPTPAPPLPAAPATTAPAPSIDPFRLSPDNPTPAPPLPAAPTVTAPPPDGAGDSSPPSPPSPPKAPTHPPLSTTDPSPPLPRRNQTSAPRRTPPPPPARAPAPAAPPPPVPASPEAKPEQEADEAPGESENMALALALTQNEAVMPPTPQKDAVMAESPTGSPQKESALTVAKLLSAEDPVATEGKPAADKVAPAVVTESVAGGGGGGGGGKVGVGSKRWLLRGVPDRVRLTELKRAELGFRVSAAVFCLISLSVMSAGTTPGWAGDSFRRYNEYRYTLAASVMAFTYSGFQLVAEVHYLVTGRRIIGGPWGNYFNLAMDQVLAYLLLSASSAALSRNDVWVSRFGVDQFAKLINASGSMAFLAFIALGLSSVISAHRVFSSIP; this is encoded by the exons ATGGAAAAAACGAGcagctcctccatggcctccccagTCCGCTCACCGCCACCGGAGCCGGCCGCGGAGGCACAACCACCTCCTCCTTCTTCGCCCCCATCACAGCTTCCGGCTACCGACCCCTTTCGCCTCTCGCCGGATAACCCAAGCTCAGCTCCTCCCCTTCCTGCTGCACCTACAACTACTGCTCCGGCGCCATCTACCGGCCCCTTTCCCCTCTCGCCGGATAACCCAACCCCAGCTCCTCCCCTTCCTGCTGCACCTGCAACTACTGCTCCGGCGCCATCTATCGACCCCTTCCGCCTCTCGCCGGACAATCCAACCCCAGCTCCTCCCCTTCCTGCTGCACCAACAGTTACTGCTCCGCCGCCGGATGGCGCCGGCGATTCCTCTCCACCGTCGCCTCCCTCGCCTCCAAAGGCTCCAACGCATCCACCTCTTTCCACCACCGATCCTTCTCCTCCCCTCCCTCGTCGGAACCAAACATCCGCGCCGCGGCGgacaccccctcctcctcccgctCGCGCTCCCGCTCCAGCAGCACCACCTCCACCAGTACCGGCGTCTCCGGAAGCTAAACCGGAGCAGGAGGCAGATGAAGCGCCCGGCGAATCGGAGAACATGGCGCTAGCCCTTGCGCTAACCCAAAACGAAGCAGTGATGCCGCCGACGCCGCAGAAGGACGCGGTCATGGCTGAATCCCCGACCGGATCTCCGCAGAAGGAGTCGGCCCTGACCGTAGCGAAGCTCCTCTCGGCCGAGGACCCCGTGGCAACGGAGGGCAAGCCGGCCGCCGACAAGGTAGCACCTGCGGTAGTCACCGAGTcagtcgccggcggcggcgggggcggagGCGGAGGCAAAGTCGGAGTGGGCTCCAAGAGATGGCTCCTTAGAGGGGTCCCAGATAGAGTACGGCTCACGGAGCTGAAGAGGGCTGAGCTAGGGTTTAGGGTTTCAGCTGCCGTGTTCTGCTTGATCTCGCTCTCCGTCATGTCGGCTGGCACTACGCCGGGCTGGGCTGGTGACTCCTTCCGCCGCTACAACGAATACAG ATACACTCTTGCTGCGAGCGTTATGGCTTTTACATACTCGGGGTTCCAGTTGGTTGCAGAAGTGCACTACCTTGTCACGGGGAGGCGCATAATTGGAGGACCCTGGGGGAACTACTTCAATCTCGCCATGGATCAG GTATTGGCTTACCTGCTGCTGTCAGCGTCTTCAGCAGCGCTTTCTCGCAATGATGTGTGGGTGTCAAGATTTGGCGTGGATCAATTTGCCAAACTTATCAATGCCTCAGGCTCAATGGCGTTCTTAGCTTTCATTGCTCTTGGTCTGAGCTCCGTCATCTCTGCCCATCGTGTATTCAGCTCAATCCCTTAA